acacacagaacgagcagtaaagctggtggcattgtcatgctggagggtcatgtcaggatgagcctgcaggaagggtaccacatgagggaggaggatgtcttccctgtaacactcAGCGTTgaaattgcctgcaatgacaacaagctcagtccaatgatgctgtgacacaccaccccagaccatggaggaccctccacctccaaatcgatcccgctgcagagtacaggcctcggtgaaacgctcattccttcgacgataatcgcaaatccgaccatcacccctggtgtgaagagcactttttgccagtcctgtctggtctcggatggtgggtttgtgcccataagcgacgttgttgcaggtgatgtctggtgaggacctgccttacaataggcctacaagccctcagtccagcccctctcagcctattgcggacagtctgaggaCTGATGGAGCGATTGTGCGTTccgcatctttcttttggtgttattcagagtcagtacagagtcgtctttagtgtcctaagttatCATAACTGGGACCTtatttgcctaccgtctgtaagctgttagtgatttaacgaccgttccacaggtgcatgttcattaattgtttattgttcattgaacaagcatgggaaacagtgtttaaaccctttacaatgaagatctgtgaagttatttgaatttatttggaattatctttgaaagacagggtcctgaaaaagagatgtttctttttttgctgagtttatttatattagccctctgattacaattaagagcaaaacgtgctgctctgttttgagcCAGCTGCAGGTTAACTatgtctttccttgcagcactggaccacacgactgaacaataatcaagattagacaaaactagagcctgcagtaCTTGCTTTTTGGAGTCTGGTGTCAGAAaatcagagcatctctttattatggccagaactctccccatctttacaaccattgaatctatatgtttgaTGACATACAGTAGTGTCACTCTGTAAAAATATGCATTTACACATACTATTGAAAATGGACCAAACCCTATAATTGTGTGTCCTACATTAATGTTAATGGAAAATTTGCATGAAAATTTGAGTCGTGCAAATTATCAAAGTTATGTATACAGATTTATAGTTAGGATTTGGACCTATGTGAAGGTATgagtgttcctgtgtgtgtgcagttCATACATTAAATTCTAGATAGCAGAGGAAAATAAAGACATTTTATTAACTATCTTCAATATTGTGATAGAAATGAGCTAAAGTCAGTGGTTGTCATGTAAAAAAGCATCTTCTAATTTTTTAGGCCTACCTCTGAATTTTGTTTGAATTTGCGTGCCACTGATGGAAAAAAAGACCCTGTCTGTATCTTTAAGTGAATTTAGTTTGAATAAACTGCTTTTCTGTTAACCAATGTGTGCAGATATGTTTTTGACTCACATTCCTCATTTACTTGCCttactaagtcgctctggataagagcgtctgctaaatgacttaaatgtaaatgtaaatgtattgattttttaaaattgcATGTTAACCATTGAGTATCACTGGCTATTATTTAAGTCCTGACTCAAGAGTCCAGTCCATCAAATCGGAATATTATAAAATGATTGCAGGGCTGTAGGTCTACTTGGAGCCTATAATAAATACACACAGCTTTACATTCTCTATATGAAACACTTATAACCAAGATATAACTTAATGTTTGTGAGAAACACAACAGAGTCTATAAAAAGTGTGGGTGGAAGGGGAAAAAAGCTCACTAAATGGCTTCAGTGCAATGTTTTATACAGAATATTTATAGTGACAGTCATCAAGATAATATACATGATATCTACATTGCTATTGAGAGTATTTTCTCTATTGTGAAGGTTGTACATGTTCTGATCAAAGCATTATTTTAATTGTAGTAGATTGTGCCTCAAATAAATCGTCCCTTTTCAGAATGTCCCCATCACTCTTCCGTGGGATTGGTTAGCGCGCTGACTCGTCATCGCGGCAGAGCATTAAATATCACAAGTGATATTTCTGAAACGCGATTACCGCAGTCCTCCTATTGAAGATGCATGACTTCCGACGTTTTGTCGTTGAGGCACCGCGCCTGGTGTGCCGCTGACGTCAATCCCTTCATTTAGACCCCGGATGAAACTGCTAGTGGGGGAAGTGAACAGGgccatcagcacaataactgcaATTTGGTGGATAAGGGgggaaaataaaaaatacataggaTTAATCCTAACAGTGGACCCTTTGAAACCACCAGGACTATCTCCAAATTGGATTCACGTAAACATTGGGGGACTGGCAGAATTGAGCCTTGGAACAGTAGTTTGAGTTAGCTTGCTGCTGACTGTAACGAAGGAAAACATCTTGCtgattagcttgctagctactgtactgggatACGAATAAAACGCAGGTTTTGAGGGAACGCGTCTAATTGAAACGCTCTACACAAATCCAGTGGCTTGCTTCATGAATTATGTCTGCTACAAGTATTGACCCTCAGGTAGGCAGACTGTATTTCCCGGAAAAAATCCACTCAGCGTCGACTCAAGGCCTTGCATTGAGGAAAGGTGGCTGGTTGTGCGCCCAATCCACCCATTGCTGAGATGTGAttcaatctagctagctaacgttaactccAATTTAGTTAGCAAGTTAGCCGCTAGCTAACACGTAATAAATCTGACATTTTTATACCAATAATAATTTGAAGCAATCGCCACGTTTTGTCCCTAGCgcttagctagttaacgttagctagctatgtgGTTTGCTACAAACCCAACATTATGTATTTCACATGTAATCTCCTTATTAATATTGTCAATATATTCTCAGTTTCAGCTGTTGCAGTGGTTTACCAGCTCTAGTAAATTGTGGTTCTGTGCTAACGCAATGtgtttagttagctagtaaactGGTTGTTGGCAAGATAGTAAAGTTAAGTAACTAACGTTAATGTAAGCGAGCTTCTAATTTTCAGCGAGTGTGGGTTGGATGTTAATTAGACAGCTAAAACAGATTTCTCTCTTTTACATGTTAACCAATTACACGGGAATGAAGAATTCAAAAGGACAAGACGCTAAAGGTAAGATCACTTTAGTTACTGTTAGCTAGATCAATTTCGACTCATTAGGTAGACTGCGATTGCTCAGACCATGCACGGActgagttacaaacaatgcagctGCGATGTAAATACAGTGCTGTCTTGTTATGTCAGTGATGCATGTGTTGTTATGCATTCGATGTCTTGCTGCTTTTACACACCCAAGTGTTAATCAGTACTGACTGAAAAGacatgtacatgtgtgtgtctgtttatttgACACACATTGATAAATAACCCTACTATCAGTCTTTCCGGTTTCAGTGCAAAATGGCTCACTCCACCAGAAGGAAACTGTCCATGATAATGACTTTGAGCCCTATCTCACTGGCCAATCCAATCAGGTGAGTGACTTTTgaaatgtgtgtgtatctgtgtctgaaTTAGAAAATAAAAAAGTGACTTGGCTGCAGGGAGGACCACAACTCGATATTGTCTCACAGGAGGACAGTACGTTTGCTTGGCTACATTGTTAGCTGATATTGttatacatttacataattaAAGATGATGCCTTAAGTACTGCACGCATGGCCCTTTGGTCCTAAAATCTGATTTTTTGGGGTATAAGCTGATGGTCATTGGGGTTTGTGATGTTGATATTTAGTTTGATGTATCAGGATTTCAAAATTGTATTTACACTCCTTTTTTTCTCTAGAACAACAGCTACCAATCCATGACTGACCCTTACCTGTCCAGCTACTATGCCCCCTCCATTGGATTCCCCTACCCCCTGAGCGAGGCACCTTGGTCCACCGGTGGCGACCCCCCGATCCCTTACCTGACCCCCTATGCGCCCCTTAGCAATGGAGACCACCACTTCATGCATGACACCGTTTTTGGCCAACCTGGGGGACTTGGCAGCAGCATCTACCCACATAGATTTAACTTTTTCCCTGAGAACCCAGCCTTCTCCACCTGGGGTACCAGTGGGTCTCAAGGCCAGCAGACTCAGAGTTCAGCCTATGGGGGCAGCTACAGCTACCCTCCCAGCTCCCTGGGGGGCACACTAGTCCCTGATGGTCAGACAGGGTTCCACAGTGACACTCTGAGCAAGGCACCAGGCATGAACAGCCTGGAGCAGGGGATGCTGGGGCTGAAGATAGGTGGGGATGTGTCGGGCAATGGCTCAGGCGTGAAGAGTGTGGGCTCTGTGATCGGCGGTGGTGCTGTGGCTCAGGCTGTTTCTACAGGCAATGGTGGAACACCAATTGGCATGCCCCCTCCTAAGCCCACGTCCTGGGCTGCTATCGCCAGCAAACCAGCCAAGCCACAGCAGCTGAAGGTCAAGCCAGGCATGCCCATGGGGGGAGCCCTGCCACCACCACCCATCAAACACAATATGGACATTGGGACATGGGATAACAAGGGGTCTATAAGCAAAGTGGCCCCTCCACTGTcccaccaccagcagcagcagctccaCTCTCATGGCCATGCCCACCTCCCCCACGGgctaccccctccccctcagcAGTCTGTTCAATCTGCCCAGTCCCTTGTGCAGCAGATGACCATGGGCCCGCCCCCCCCACAGTCATACCAGAACCACAACTCAGCCCCACCCCCTCAGACCCGCTGGGTTGCTCCACGCAACCGTAACCCGGGCTACGGTGGGGGCAGCATGGACAGCAGCGGTTCCTCtagtggtgggggtggaggtgtGCCTCCAGGTTCTGGCCCAGGTCTAGAGAACCACCCTGTTCTGGAGAATCTGCGGGCTGCCCACAGCTACAACCCTAAGGAGTTTGACTGGAACCTGAAGAATGGCCGCGTGTTCATCATCAAGAGTTACTCTGAGGACGACATCCACCGTTCCATCAAGTACTCCATCTGGTGCAGCACAGAGCATGGTAACAAGCGTCTGGACTCAGCCTTCCGTGCCATCAATGCCAAAGGCCCTGTCTATTTGCTGTTCAGCGTCAATGGCAGCGGCCACTTCTGTGGCGTGGCAGAGATGCTCTCGCCCGTGGACTACGGCACCAGTGCTGGCGTTTGGGCGCAGGACAAGTGGAAAGGCAAGTTTGACGTGGACTGGCTGTTTGTGAAAGACGTGCCTAATAGCCAGCTGAGGCACATCAGGCTGGAAAACAACGACAACAAGCCGGTGACCAACTCTAGGGACACTCAAGAGGTCCCTCTGGAGAAGGCTAAGCAGGTGCTCAAGATCATCGCAACTTACAAACACACCACCTCCATCTTTGATGACTTCTCCCACTATGAGaaaagacaggaagaagaggaggttgTCAGAAAGGTAATCATAATTACCGTCTCTTGTTGATCACAAAGATCCTAAACTAACTGATCACAGATAGGTTTCATCCATTTTTGTAAAGACCCCCCTTccccaaaaaaaaatgtattcagaaccaagacctttttccacattttgttacagtacagccttattctaaaattgatacgtttatttactcatcaatctacacactacctcataatgacaaagcaaaacatttaattttagcaaatgtataaaaataacaAAGAAATTAAATATCagatttacaaaagtattcacaccctttactcagtactttgttgaagcaccttttggtagtgattacagtctcaagtcttgggtatgatgctacaagcttggcacatctgtatttggggagtttttcctattGTTCGcaacagatcctctcaagctctgtcaggttgggtggggagcatcgctgcacagctattttcaggactctccagGGATtgtgttcaagtctgggctctggctgggccactcaaggacattcagtgacttgtctcgaagccactcctgcattgtcttggctgtgtgcttagggttgttgtattgttggaaggtgaacatttgccccagtctgaggtcctgaggtctctggagcaggttttcatcaaggatctcactgtacttcccagttgctgaaaaacatccccacaacatgatgctgtcaccaccatgcttcactgaagggatggtgccaggtttccttcagatgtggtGCTTGGCAATTAGGgtgaagagttcaatcttgtttctcattgtcttaggtgccttttggcaatctccaagcggctgtcatgtgccttttactcaggagtggcttccgtctggccactctactatcaaggcctgattggtggagtgctgcagagatggttgtccttctggaaggttctcccatctccacagaggaactctggagctctgtcagagtgaccatctggttatTGGTCTCCTCCCTGGCCAAAGCCCTtctaccccgattgctcagtttggtcgggcgcCCAGTTCTAGGACGAGTCTTGGTGGTTGTAAACTTTTaccatttaagattgatggaagccactgtgttcttggagaccttcaatgttgcagaaatgttttggtaccatcCCCAGATGtgcctccacacaatcctgtctcggacctctacggacaattcctttgacctcttggcttggtttttgctctgacatgcactgtcaactgtgggagcttttttttatatagacaggtgtgtgccttgccaaatcatgtccaatcaatttaatttaccacaggtggactccaatcaagttgtagaaacatctcaaggatgatcaatggaaacaggatgcacctgagctcaatttcaagtctcatagcaaagggtctgaatacttttgtaagtaAGGtatgtataaaaatatatatacactaccgttcaaaagtttggggtcacttaatgTCATTGttattgaaagaaaagcaacaaaAATGGGCCATTAAAATAACCTAaaatgggcctcccgggtggcgcagtggttaagggcgctctactgcagcgccagctgtgccaccagagactctgggttcgtgcccaggctctgtcgtaaccggccgcgactgggaggtccggggggcgaagcacaattggcctagcgtcatccgggttagggaggggttggccggtaggtatatccttgtctcatcgcgcaccagcgactcctgtggcgggctgggcgcagtgcgcgctaaccaaggttgtcaggtgcacagtgtttcctccgacacattggtgcggctggcttccgggttggatgcgcactgtgttaagtgCGCATCCAATCTTCACtgtgttgtaaatgactattgtagctggaaacggcattTTTTTTATTCCAAAGgaatgttgtgttagctaatccaagtttgtcattttaaaagcCATTGATCATTggaaaaaccttttgcaattatgttagcacagcagaaaactgttgttctgatttaatGAAGCAagagtatctggagcgtcagcatttgtgggttcgatgacaggctcaaaatggccagaaacaaagagttTCTGAAGCTCGtaggtctattcttgttctgagaaattaacgctattccatgcgagaaattgccaagaaactgaagatctcgtacaacgctgtgtaataCTGCCTTTACAGAatagcgcaaactgtctctaaccagaatagaaagaggagtgggaggccccggtgcacaactgaacaagaggacaagtacattagtgtctagtttgagaaacagacgcctcacaagttctcaactggcagcttcattaaatagtacctgcaaacaccagtctcaacatcaacagtgaagaggcgactctgggatgctggccttctaggcagactggccaataaaaagaaaagattaagatgggtaaaagaacacacactggacagaggaactctgcctagaaggccagcatcccggagttgcctcttcattgttgacattgaggctggtgttttgcaggtactatttcatgaagctgccagttgaaggcTTGTGAGGCATCTATTtctgaggcatctgtttcttaaTTAAACGAGACACtcaacttttgaatggtagtgtatattcaacttttttttaaactttgctttgtcattatgggctattctATGTTgattgaggaaaatgttttatttaattttagaataaggctgtaatgtaacaaaatgtggaaaaggggaaggggtctgaatactttccaagtgcAGTGTATATCTCCTTTTTACATAGggatgattaaaaaaaatattgggaCAACCTGAGTTTTGTATTACTTGATTTGTCCCATCACAGACCAAGTGTCTACCGTTTTGTATTTGTT
Above is a genomic segment from Oncorhynchus gorbuscha isolate QuinsamMale2020 ecotype Even-year linkage group LG10, OgorEven_v1.0, whole genome shotgun sequence containing:
- the LOC124045940 gene encoding YTH domain-containing family protein 1-like, which encodes MSATSIDPQNSKGQDAKVFPVSVQNGSLHQKETVHDNDFEPYLTGQSNQNNSYQSMTDPYLSSYYAPSIGFPYPLSEAPWSTGGDPPIPYLTPYAPLSNGDHHFMHDTVFGQPGGLGSSIYPHRFNFFPENPAFSTWGTSGSQGQQTQSSAYGGSYSYPPSSLGGTLVPDGQTGFHSDTLSKAPGMNSLEQGMLGLKIGGDVSGNGSGVKSVGSVIGGGAVAQAVSTGNGGTPIGMPPPKPTSWAAIASKPAKPQQLKVKPGMPMGGALPPPPIKHNMDIGTWDNKGSISKVAPPLSHHQQQQLHSHGHAHLPHGLPPPPQQSVQSAQSLVQQMTMGPPPPQSYQNHNSAPPPQTRWVAPRNRNPGYGGGSMDSSGSSSGGGGGVPPGSGPGLENHPVLENLRAAHSYNPKEFDWNLKNGRVFIIKSYSEDDIHRSIKYSIWCSTEHGNKRLDSAFRAINAKGPVYLLFSVNGSGHFCGVAEMLSPVDYGTSAGVWAQDKWKGKFDVDWLFVKDVPNSQLRHIRLENNDNKPVTNSRDTQEVPLEKAKQVLKIIATYKHTTSIFDDFSHYEKRQEEEEVVRKTYEPAPIQRGSRLDQERQNRSKPQ